Proteins from a single region of Weeksella virosa DSM 16922:
- a CDS encoding NADH-quinone oxidoreductase subunit A: protein METSYSYIPILILFLVAAGFVGFTIVATHLLGPSRKTDEKLENFESGIEKVGNARQPFAIKYFLVAILFVLFDVEVIFFYPYAANFKALGWEGFAAVVTFIGLFLVMYMYARKKGAFRWEK, encoded by the coding sequence ATGGAAACTTCTTATAGTTATATTCCCATTTTGATTTTGTTTTTGGTGGCTGCCGGTTTTGTAGGTTTTACAATTGTTGCGACTCATTTGTTGGGACCATCAAGAAAAACAGACGAAAAATTAGAAAACTTCGAGTCGGGAATAGAAAAAGTTGGGAATGCACGACAACCTTTTGCTATTAAATATTTCTTGGTAGCAATCTTATTTGTGTTGTTCGATGTAGAAGTTATTTTCTTCTATCCGTATGCGGCCAATTTCAAGGCCCTAGGATGGGAAGGATTTGCAGCAGTAGTCACATTTATAGGTTTATTTCTAGTGATGTATATGTATGCCCGAAAAAAAGGTGCTTTCCGATGGGAGAAATAA
- a CDS encoding NADH-quinone oxidoreductase subunit B codes for MIHNKRPVTHNTNVKVIDELPEGYQGEGFMAMQLSKVVGLARKNSIWPLPFATSCCGIEFMATMGSKYDLARFGSERLAFTPRQCDLLMVMGTISKKMAPVLKQVYIQMAEPRWVIAVGACASSGGIFDTYSVLQGIDEVIPVDVYVPGCPPRPEGIIEGVMRIQELIETESVRRRSSEEYQALLSSYGIQ; via the coding sequence ATGATTCATAATAAAAGACCCGTTACCCACAACACCAATGTAAAGGTAATCGATGAGCTACCAGAAGGTTATCAAGGTGAAGGGTTTATGGCAATGCAACTTTCTAAAGTAGTTGGTTTGGCTAGAAAAAATTCGATTTGGCCTCTTCCGTTCGCCACATCTTGTTGTGGGATAGAATTCATGGCAACCATGGGTTCTAAATATGATTTGGCTCGTTTTGGATCGGAGAGACTAGCCTTCACTCCACGCCAGTGTGATTTATTAATGGTGATGGGGACAATCTCTAAAAAAATGGCCCCTGTCCTCAAGCAAGTCTATATCCAAATGGCAGAACCTCGCTGGGTAATCGCTGTAGGAGCCTGTGCTAGTTCTGGAGGAATTTTCGACACCTATTCTGTATTACAAGGAATCGACGAAGTTATACCGGTAGACGTATACGTCCCTGGATGCCCGCCAAGACCAGAGGGAATTATAGAAGGAGTAATGCGTATTCAAGAGCTAATAGAAACCGAAAGTGTTCGTAGAAGAAGTAGCGAGGAATACCAAGCATTGTTATCAAGTTACGGAATACAATAG
- a CDS encoding NADH-quinone oxidoreductase subunit C, which produces MENTKIQQLLTQKFEDKIYGFQEHFGVLKVYADKNINLKLMQFLYDHEELAFRFLTDLTAVHYPKHKGGEIEVTYLMHNMYTNQSIRLNFAIDIKQPDIFTATKLFEAANWLERECYDFFGVNFIGHPNLIRIMNVEEMDYFPLRKEFPLEDQTRKDKDDEMFGRGNNFNYGSMNIKG; this is translated from the coding sequence ATGGAGAACACAAAGATACAGCAACTACTTACTCAGAAGTTCGAAGATAAAATATACGGATTCCAAGAACATTTTGGTGTTCTGAAAGTCTATGCTGATAAAAACATCAACCTCAAATTGATGCAATTTTTGTATGATCATGAAGAATTGGCTTTCCGATTTCTTACCGATCTTACAGCAGTTCACTACCCTAAGCATAAAGGAGGTGAAATAGAGGTTACCTACCTCATGCACAATATGTATACCAACCAATCTATCCGATTGAATTTTGCTATCGACATCAAACAACCCGATATATTTACGGCGACCAAACTATTCGAAGCAGCCAATTGGTTAGAGCGCGAATGTTATGATTTTTTTGGTGTTAACTTCATCGGACATCCAAATCTTATCCGTATCATGAATGTAGAAGAGATGGATTATTTCCCGTTACGCAAAGAATTTCCATTAGAAGATCAAACCAGAAAAGACAAAGATGATGAAATGTTTGGTCGTGGAAATAATTTCAATTACGGTTCAATGAATATTAAAGGTTAA
- a CDS encoding NADH-quinone oxidoreductase subunit D, with translation MGKTKTKKHQNINLPEGSLEKKTVTLNLGPTHPATHGVFQNILEMDGEIVKSAIPTVGYIHRAFEKIAERRPLYQITPLTDRLNYCSAPLNNLGWHMTVEKFMGIEVPKRTSYLRIIIMELARIADHIVCNSIMGVDTGAFTGFLYMLRYRELIYEIYEEICGSRLTTNIGRIGGFERDFTPDAWSKIHRFVKEFPDVLTEFENLFVRNRIFMDRTQGIGGISAERALSYGFTGPNLRAAGVDYDIRVAKPYSRYEEFTFDIPVGTTGDCYDRFQVRTQEMWQSLSIIRQALEKIDALEGEEATLYHADAPDFYLPLKKDVYTKMEALIYHFKIIMGELEIPEGEIYNSIEGANGELGYYLISDGGRSPYRLHFRRPCFIYYQAYPELIVGSMLSDAIITMSSLNLIAGELDA, from the coding sequence ATGGGAAAAACAAAAACTAAAAAACATCAAAACATCAACTTGCCAGAAGGATCGCTCGAGAAAAAAACCGTTACGCTGAATTTGGGTCCAACACACCCTGCAACCCATGGTGTTTTCCAGAATATTCTAGAGATGGATGGTGAAATTGTAAAATCTGCAATACCTACTGTAGGCTATATTCACCGTGCTTTCGAAAAAATTGCAGAACGACGTCCGTTGTATCAAATTACCCCTCTCACAGACCGTTTGAACTATTGTTCTGCTCCACTCAACAACTTAGGATGGCATATGACGGTTGAGAAATTTATGGGAATTGAAGTACCAAAAAGAACGTCTTACTTGCGTATTATAATCATGGAGCTAGCCAGAATTGCAGACCATATCGTTTGTAACTCGATTATGGGAGTTGATACAGGAGCATTTACCGGCTTCTTGTACATGTTGCGTTACCGTGAGTTAATATACGAAATTTATGAAGAGATTTGCGGATCACGACTCACAACTAACATTGGTAGGATAGGAGGATTCGAACGAGATTTCACACCGGATGCCTGGTCGAAAATCCACCGATTTGTAAAAGAATTTCCAGATGTATTAACGGAGTTCGAAAATCTTTTTGTTCGCAACCGTATTTTTATGGACCGCACGCAAGGAATTGGTGGAATCTCGGCAGAACGTGCCCTCAGTTATGGTTTTACAGGTCCTAATCTACGTGCGGCTGGGGTAGATTATGACATACGTGTAGCAAAACCTTATTCACGATACGAAGAATTTACCTTTGATATTCCTGTAGGAACTACCGGAGACTGTTATGATCGTTTCCAAGTGAGAACACAAGAAATGTGGCAAAGTTTAAGTATCATTCGACAAGCACTCGAAAAAATCGATGCCCTCGAGGGCGAAGAAGCGACCCTTTACCATGCCGACGCTCCTGACTTCTATTTGCCATTAAAAAAAGACGTCTATACTAAAATGGAGGCGCTCATTTATCACTTTAAAATTATCATGGGAGAATTAGAAATACCCGAAGGGGAAATCTACAACTCGATAGAAGGAGCAAACGGAGAATTGGGTTATTACCTAATTTCTGATGGTGGACGCTCACCCTACCGTTTACATTTCCGCAGACCATGTTTCATATACTATCAAGCATATCCAGAACTTATTGTCGGATCAATGTTATCAGATGCAATTATCACAATGAGTAGTCTGAATTTGATAGCTGGAGAATTAGATGCTTAA
- a CDS encoding NADH-quinone oxidoreductase subunit NuoE family protein, translated as MEIQFSEATQQRINQIVARYPEGKQKSALIPVLHIAQEEFGGWLDVPHLDYVAKVLDLLPVEVYEVASFYTMFQLNPVGKYVLQVCQTGPCMIKGADHIIQHIKNKLNIDIGGTTEDGLFTLQTVECLGACGYAPMMQLGKTYREFLTTEKVDELIEELKKLA; from the coding sequence ATGGAAATTCAATTTTCAGAAGCAACCCAACAAAGAATAAATCAAATTGTTGCACGATATCCAGAGGGTAAGCAAAAAAGTGCATTAATTCCTGTGTTGCACATTGCACAAGAAGAGTTTGGTGGATGGTTAGACGTTCCGCATCTAGACTATGTTGCCAAAGTTTTAGACCTTTTACCAGTAGAAGTTTATGAAGTTGCATCGTTTTATACGATGTTTCAACTCAACCCAGTTGGTAAGTATGTTTTACAAGTTTGTCAGACAGGACCATGTATGATAAAAGGCGCTGATCACATCATCCAACATATCAAAAACAAACTCAATATCGACATCGGAGGAACAACCGAAGACGGACTTTTTACCCTACAAACTGTGGAGTGTTTAGGAGCCTGTGGATACGCACCCATGATGCAACTCGGGAAAACTTATCGCGAATTTCTTACCACAGAAAAAGTAGATGAATTAATAGAAGAACTGAAAAAACTAGCCTAA
- the nuoF gene encoding NADH-quinone oxidoreductase subunit NuoF: MGQKLLLKNIDVPGIRHYQVYRENGGYSNAEKAFKMKEEEILEEVKTSGLRGRGGAGFPTGMKWSFLAKPEGVPRHLVVNADESEPGTFKDRYLMEYIPHLLIEGILISSFCLGSNTSFIYIRGEYAWIAEILEQAIDEAKAAGWLGKNIQGTGFDLEVYVQRGAGAYICGEETALLESLEGKRGNPRIKPPFPAVKGLWGRPTVVNNVETIASVVPIIEIGGDAYSKIGVGRSTGTKLISACGNINKPGVYEIDMTITVEEFIYSDEYCGGIANGKRLKACIPGGSSVPILPANLLLRTTNGQPRYMNYESLAEGGFQSGTMMGSGGFIVLDEDQDIVYHTYTLARFYRHESCGQCSPCREGTGWMEKLLKRIDEGKGKISDIELLWDIQRKIEGNTICPLGDAAAWPVASAIRHFRDEFEWHINHPEECLTRNYGLAHYADPIEPKVETAN; this comes from the coding sequence ATGGGACAAAAACTATTGTTAAAAAATATTGATGTTCCTGGGATAAGACACTACCAAGTCTACCGCGAAAACGGAGGATACTCTAATGCCGAAAAAGCTTTCAAAATGAAAGAAGAAGAAATCCTCGAAGAAGTAAAAACGTCTGGTTTACGCGGCCGTGGTGGGGCAGGTTTCCCGACCGGAATGAAATGGAGTTTCTTAGCAAAACCAGAAGGAGTTCCACGTCACTTAGTAGTTAATGCAGACGAGTCGGAACCAGGAACTTTCAAGGATCGTTACCTAATGGAGTATATACCTCACCTTTTGATTGAAGGTATTTTGATCTCTTCTTTTTGTTTAGGATCGAACACTTCTTTTATCTATATCCGCGGTGAATATGCGTGGATTGCAGAAATTCTAGAACAAGCCATTGACGAAGCAAAAGCAGCCGGATGGTTAGGGAAAAATATTCAGGGAACTGGATTCGACCTCGAAGTTTACGTACAGCGTGGAGCTGGAGCTTATATCTGTGGCGAAGAAACCGCCTTGCTAGAATCATTAGAAGGTAAACGTGGAAACCCTCGTATAAAACCCCCTTTCCCAGCAGTAAAAGGTCTTTGGGGCAGACCAACAGTAGTAAACAATGTGGAAACAATCGCAAGTGTAGTTCCGATTATTGAAATCGGAGGCGATGCTTACTCGAAAATTGGTGTAGGACGTTCTACTGGAACAAAGTTGATCTCTGCTTGCGGTAATATAAATAAACCTGGCGTGTATGAAATAGACATGACCATCACAGTAGAAGAATTTATTTATTCTGATGAGTATTGCGGTGGAATAGCCAACGGAAAACGCCTAAAAGCCTGTATACCTGGCGGAAGTTCTGTGCCAATTCTACCTGCTAATTTACTATTAAGAACTACCAACGGACAACCGCGATATATGAATTACGAAAGTCTAGCCGAAGGCGGTTTTCAGTCGGGTACCATGATGGGGTCTGGTGGTTTTATCGTATTAGATGAAGACCAAGACATTGTCTACCACACCTACACCCTAGCCCGATTCTATCGTCATGAGTCGTGCGGACAATGCTCGCCATGCAGAGAAGGAACTGGCTGGATGGAAAAACTTCTGAAACGTATCGATGAAGGAAAAGGAAAAATAAGTGATATAGAATTGCTTTGGGATATACAGCGAAAAATAGAAGGTAATACCATTTGCCCATTAGGAGATGCAGCTGCTTGGCCTGTTGCCTCAGCAATTCGGCATTTCCGTGATGAATTCGAGTGGCATATCAATCATCCAGAAGAATGCTTAACTCGCAATTATGGCTTAGCACATTATGCTGATCCAATCGAACCAAAAGTAGAAACTGCAAACTAG
- a CDS encoding 2Fe-2S iron-sulfur cluster-binding protein produces the protein MAEENKQQLLTVTIDGHTTQVPAGTTILQAARSIGKEVAPPAMCYYGKLENTGGNCRTCMVEVTKGSDADPRPMPKLVASCRTTVMDGMVVGNKTSERAVEARKGVVEFLLINHPLDCPVCDQAGECKLQDLGYEHGEEATRYDFERRTFAPEDLGPNIQLHMNRCILCYRCVKTADQITGCREHGVMFRGDHAEISTYLNKTLDNEFIGNIIDVCPVGALTDKTFRFKNRVWFLNPVDAHRDCPTCSGKAQIWFRGEEVFRVTARKNEWNEVEDWICNTCRFEKKDINDWTLEKPSDIAKDSVIRANHYTINKVKPKETLPKVIHRDPKVLLDIHTVSEVNEPNRNLSKIHGPATSKDFKN, from the coding sequence ATGGCAGAAGAAAATAAACAACAATTGCTTACCGTTACAATTGATGGACATACCACCCAAGTACCAGCAGGAACAACAATTCTACAAGCCGCTCGTAGCATAGGAAAAGAAGTTGCACCACCTGCTATGTGCTATTATGGCAAACTAGAAAATACCGGTGGAAATTGTAGAACGTGCATGGTCGAAGTTACCAAAGGAAGTGATGCTGACCCACGACCAATGCCCAAATTAGTTGCCTCTTGTAGAACAACAGTTATGGACGGGATGGTAGTAGGAAATAAAACTTCTGAGCGAGCAGTAGAAGCTCGAAAAGGAGTGGTAGAATTTCTATTGATCAATCATCCACTCGATTGCCCAGTTTGTGATCAGGCAGGGGAATGTAAATTACAAGATTTAGGTTACGAACACGGAGAAGAAGCAACGCGCTACGATTTCGAACGTAGAACTTTTGCTCCAGAAGATTTAGGACCTAATATACAATTGCATATGAATCGCTGCATTCTATGTTACCGTTGTGTGAAAACCGCAGACCAAATCACAGGTTGTCGCGAACATGGCGTGATGTTCAGAGGTGATCATGCCGAAATCTCTACCTACCTCAATAAAACACTCGACAATGAATTTATTGGTAATATAATCGATGTATGTCCGGTTGGTGCTCTAACCGATAAAACTTTCCGATTTAAAAATCGCGTTTGGTTTTTGAATCCAGTGGATGCTCATCGCGATTGCCCTACCTGTTCGGGTAAAGCACAAATCTGGTTCCGTGGAGAAGAAGTTTTCCGTGTTACTGCACGTAAAAATGAATGGAACGAAGTAGAAGATTGGATTTGTAACACTTGTAGGTTCGAGAAAAAAGATATCAATGATTGGACGCTCGAAAAACCCTCAGATATTGCCAAAGACTCGGTGATAAGAGCAAATCATTATACCATAAACAAAGTAAAACCAAAAGAAACTTTACCAAAAGTTATTCATAGAGACCCTAAAGTTTTATTAGATATCCATACCGTGAGTGAGGTAAACGAGCCCAATCGTAACCTATCGAAAATTCATGGTCCTGCAACTAGTAAAGATTTTAAAAATTAA
- the nuoH gene encoding NADH-quinone oxidoreductase subunit NuoH yields MTEEFIADALEKLALVGILIALALAVAAYSTWAERKVAAFLQDRLGPNRAGIFGLLQPLADGLKLFSKEEIVPKDANKFLFIMGPAMAMLVACMTGAVIPWSSSFTWGDRTIVPQIADINIGFLYILGVLSLGVYGMMIGAWASNNKYSLMGGLRAASQIISYELPMGLALITVLMITGSLKLNEIVAYQQDNYWLVFLQPLGFMIFLICSFAETNRTPFDLPEAENELIGGYHSEYSSMKMGFFLFAEYVNMFISSAILATLFFGGYDIPFINDAKLKESIGENWLSAIHFAVLFTKTCFFIFFYMWVRWTIPRFRYDQLMNLGWKTLVPLAIFNMLITGLFILLFNN; encoded by the coding sequence ATGACGGAAGAATTTATTGCAGATGCACTCGAAAAATTAGCTTTGGTAGGAATACTAATTGCTTTGGCTTTGGCCGTTGCTGCATACTCTACTTGGGCAGAACGTAAAGTTGCTGCATTTTTACAAGATCGTTTGGGCCCGAACAGAGCTGGGATATTTGGTTTATTACAACCATTAGCAGACGGTCTAAAACTCTTTTCGAAAGAAGAAATTGTCCCAAAAGATGCCAACAAATTCCTATTTATAATGGGGCCAGCAATGGCAATGTTAGTAGCTTGTATGACTGGTGCCGTTATCCCTTGGAGTAGTAGTTTCACTTGGGGAGATCGCACTATTGTCCCACAAATTGCCGATATCAACATTGGTTTTTTATACATTTTAGGAGTGTTGAGTTTAGGCGTTTACGGTATGATGATTGGCGCTTGGGCATCGAACAACAAATACTCCTTAATGGGAGGATTACGTGCAGCATCACAAATTATCTCGTATGAGTTACCAATGGGACTAGCACTGATTACTGTTTTGATGATTACAGGATCGCTAAAACTAAACGAAATCGTTGCTTACCAACAAGATAACTATTGGTTAGTATTTTTACAACCATTAGGTTTTATGATATTTTTGATATGCTCTTTTGCAGAAACGAACCGTACACCATTCGATTTACCTGAGGCAGAAAACGAGTTAATCGGTGGATACCACTCAGAATACTCATCAATGAAAATGGGTTTCTTTTTGTTCGCAGAATATGTCAACATGTTTATTAGTTCGGCTATTTTAGCCACCTTATTTTTTGGTGGATACGACATTCCATTTATAAATGATGCAAAACTAAAAGAAAGTATTGGAGAGAATTGGTTATCGGCAATCCATTTTGCAGTATTGTTTACCAAAACTTGCTTCTTTATTTTCTTTTATATGTGGGTACGATGGACAATTCCACGTTTTCGTTATGATCAATTGATGAATCTCGGCTGGAAAACTTTAGTACCACTTGCGATTTTTAATATGTTAATTACGGGATTGTTTATCTTACTTTTTAATAATTAA
- the nuoI gene encoding NADH-quinone oxidoreductase subunit NuoI has translation MKALTNRAKAVDRRPMNFWEKIYLVAIFKGLMITIKHFFMKKQTINYPEEKRPFSPVFRGLHILNRDEEGRENCTACGLCALACPAEAITMEAAERLPGEEHLYREEKYAAKYEINMLRCIFCGFCEEACPKDAVYLSQTVPPPSFDRKNFVYGKQDLLIPHPKNK, from the coding sequence ATGAAAGCACTTACCAATAGAGCAAAAGCAGTAGATAGACGCCCTATGAATTTTTGGGAAAAAATCTATTTGGTTGCGATTTTCAAAGGTTTAATGATTACCATCAAACACTTCTTTATGAAGAAACAAACCATTAATTACCCTGAAGAAAAAAGACCTTTTAGTCCGGTATTTAGGGGTTTGCATATCTTAAACCGTGATGAAGAAGGAAGAGAAAACTGTACTGCATGTGGACTTTGCGCCTTGGCCTGTCCGGCGGAAGCAATTACAATGGAAGCCGCAGAACGATTGCCAGGAGAAGAACACTTATATCGAGAAGAAAAATATGCAGCAAAATACGAAATCAATATGTTGCGTTGTATTTTTTGTGGTTTCTGCGAAGAAGCCTGTCCTAAAGATGCGGTTTATCTCTCGCAAACAGTTCCACCACCAAGTTTTGACAGAAAAAACTTTGTATACGGCAAACAAGATTTATTAATTCCGCATCCGAAAAATAAATAA
- a CDS encoding NADH-quinone oxidoreductase subunit J family protein: MTIEEILFYVLAGLTVLSALLMVFSRNPIHSILYLIITFFCISGHYILLNAQFLAVVNIIVYAGAIMVLFLFVVMLMNLNSEKKSFGTPIKITVASLVSLLFIILTVGIITENGTPQTQVEMAKGEIGLIENLGSVLYSEYVLPFELSSILFISAMIGAVILSKKDKELLD, from the coding sequence ATGACTATAGAAGAAATTTTATTTTATGTTTTGGCTGGATTAACAGTACTTAGTGCTTTATTAATGGTTTTTAGCCGTAATCCGATTCATTCTATTTTATATCTTATTATCACCTTTTTCTGTATTAGTGGACACTATATACTACTCAATGCGCAGTTTTTGGCAGTAGTAAACATCATTGTGTATGCAGGTGCAATAATGGTTTTGTTCCTTTTTGTGGTTATGTTGATGAACCTCAATTCGGAGAAAAAATCCTTTGGTACACCGATAAAAATAACTGTTGCAAGTCTGGTTTCTCTCTTGTTTATAATCCTTACGGTTGGTATTATTACCGAGAACGGTACACCACAAACCCAGGTAGAAATGGCCAAAGGAGAAATTGGACTTATAGAAAACCTTGGAAGTGTTTTGTATTCTGAATATGTATTACCCTTCGAGTTGAGTTCTATTCTCTTTATCTCGGCCATGATTGGTGCGGTAATCTTATCCAAAAAAGACAAAGAATTACTAGATTAA
- the nuoK gene encoding NADH-quinone oxidoreductase subunit NuoK gives MLPISYYIIFALILFTIGVFGVSIRRNAIVVFMCIELMLNSVNLLLVAFSKMHHQLNPASAAGTDAQLLVFFIMVVAAAEVSVGLSVIILLFRKVYNVDINLLNRLKN, from the coding sequence ATGTTACCGATTAGTTATTATATTATTTTCGCATTAATCTTATTCACCATCGGGGTTTTTGGCGTTTCGATTCGCCGCAATGCCATCGTTGTTTTTATGTGTATAGAATTAATGTTGAACTCTGTGAATTTACTCTTGGTGGCTTTCTCTAAAATGCACCACCAACTTAATCCAGCCTCAGCAGCTGGTACAGATGCTCAGTTGCTAGTTTTTTTCATTATGGTCGTGGCCGCAGCAGAAGTCTCAGTTGGTCTATCGGTCATTATCCTTTTGTTTAGAAAAGTTTATAATGTGGATATCAATTTGTTAAACCGTTTAAAGAATTAA
- the nuoL gene encoding NADH-quinone oxidoreductase subunit L yields the protein MAQYIWLIPLLPLIGFFINGLGRNHLPKNLIASIGSFSVLGSFIISLIVFFTIPTGENAQPIVFKAFDLINIPTFHVPFAFQIDALTSLFLLIITGIGFLIHVYSAAYMVTDKGYGKYFAYLNLFIFFMLLLVMGNNLVVMFIGWEGVGLCSFLLIGFWFTNPSYVAAAKKAFIMNRIGDVGFLLAMFWIYKEFNTFEYQGIAHAVSSFVTATDAYTVQIVLVGITLLLFLAATGKSAQLPLFTWLPDAMAGPTPVSALIHAATMVTAGIFMITRLNFLFDLAPITMTVIQWVGIITALITASIAMKQNDIKKVLAYSTVSQLGLMFAAIGSGAYIAAVFHVLTHAFFKALLFLGAGSVIHGMNNEQDMSKMGGLKNYMPITNTTMLIGCLAISGIPGLSGFFSKDEMLVAMFASNKLVYALGFTVSVMTAFYMFRMYALTFLGNLRSEDIHPHESPIPMTLPLIILSVLSIIGGYIGIPAIFVENAHTLNTFLAGVVHPTEIHLTHTTEYIMMGALFVAVLIAIYFAQKMYTNRPETEFTGIGKSMADKWYFDQLYQMAIVTPLIQLGDILYTYMEKAGLQKFISGIGILSNKQASYIRTLQNGNVGFYIVCMVIGFIASIGIFFIGTLLK from the coding sequence ATGGCACAGTATATTTGGTTAATCCCGCTTCTTCCGCTTATCGGATTCTTTATCAACGGTTTAGGACGTAATCATTTACCAAAAAATCTTATTGCTTCGATCGGATCATTTAGTGTTTTAGGAAGTTTTATTATTTCATTAATTGTTTTCTTTACGATCCCCACGGGAGAAAATGCTCAACCCATTGTTTTTAAAGCATTTGATTTAATAAATATCCCAACGTTTCATGTACCGTTTGCATTCCAGATCGATGCATTAACCAGTTTATTTTTACTCATTATTACTGGTATCGGGTTTCTAATACACGTCTATAGTGCGGCGTATATGGTGACCGATAAAGGATATGGTAAATATTTCGCTTATCTCAACCTCTTTATTTTCTTCATGCTTTTATTAGTTATGGGAAATAATTTAGTTGTGATGTTTATCGGATGGGAAGGTGTTGGTCTATGCTCGTTTTTACTAATAGGCTTTTGGTTTACCAACCCGAGCTATGTAGCCGCAGCTAAAAAAGCATTCATCATGAATAGAATTGGTGATGTTGGCTTTTTATTAGCAATGTTCTGGATTTATAAAGAATTCAACACTTTCGAATATCAAGGAATAGCACATGCGGTAAGCAGTTTCGTAACCGCTACAGATGCCTATACGGTACAAATAGTTTTGGTAGGAATCACCTTGTTACTTTTCTTGGCAGCTACAGGTAAATCGGCACAATTACCTCTATTTACTTGGCTACCGGATGCGATGGCTGGTCCTACGCCTGTTTCTGCACTTATCCATGCAGCTACAATGGTGACGGCTGGGATCTTTATGATTACTCGCCTCAACTTCTTATTCGATCTGGCACCCATCACCATGACGGTTATTCAATGGGTAGGAATTATTACTGCTCTAATAACTGCCTCGATTGCAATGAAACAAAACGATATTAAAAAAGTATTAGCTTATTCTACCGTATCTCAATTAGGACTTATGTTCGCTGCAATAGGTTCGGGTGCCTATATCGCAGCTGTTTTCCACGTATTGACACACGCATTCTTCAAAGCTTTATTGTTCTTGGGTGCTGGTTCAGTTATTCACGGTATGAACAACGAGCAAGATATGAGCAAAATGGGTGGACTGAAAAACTACATGCCAATTACCAATACAACAATGCTTATCGGTTGCTTAGCCATATCGGGGATACCAGGTTTATCGGGTTTCTTCTCGAAAGATGAAATGCTTGTGGCTATGTTTGCTTCTAATAAGCTAGTTTATGCTCTAGGCTTCACTGTTTCTGTGATGACTGCTTTTTATATGTTCCGAATGTATGCATTAACATTCTTGGGTAATTTACGCTCAGAAGATATACATCCACACGAAAGCCCAATACCGATGACTTTACCATTGATAATATTATCAGTTCTTTCTATTATTGGTGGATACATCGGTATTCCTGCTATTTTTGTAGAAAATGCTCATACACTCAATACGTTTTTGGCGGGTGTAGTTCATCCTACCGAAATACACTTAACACACACAACCGAATATATTATGATGGGTGCTCTTTTTGTTGCAGTGTTGATTGCAATTTATTTTGCTCAGAAAATGTATACTAATCGACCAGAAACAGAATTTACAGGTATCGGAAAATCGATGGCTGATAAATGGTATTTCGATCAACTATATCAAATGGCAATTGTAACTCCTCTAATCCAATTAGGAGATATTCTATATACCTATATGGAAAAAGCTGGATTGCAAAAATTTATTTCGGGTATCGGAATTTTGAGTAATAAACAAGCATCGTATATACGCACTTTGCAAAACGGAAACGTAGGTTTCTATATCGTTTGTATGGTGATTGGGTTTATTGCATCTATCGGAATCTTTTTTATTGGCACTTTATTAAAATAA